A part of Olleya sp. Bg11-27 genomic DNA contains:
- a CDS encoding glycosyltransferase, whose protein sequence is MKFLVVTNAPTLKEGHSYQAYTPYVREMDIWSANVSEFRIISPTQYNQKLLKSSFKKQPTVTSIPSLNFSTVVSASLSVLYLPIIVFRLFKAMFWADHIHLRCPGNIGLIGCFVQVFFPKKLKTAKYAGNWDPKAKQPLSYKLQKWILSHTVLTKNMTVLVYGDWPNQTKNIKSFFTATYRDEDRAQVDPKVYTRDLNFIFVGSLVAGKRPLLAIKIVEALIEKGAKATLALYGDGVLKPELQAYITKNKLESVIVLHGNQCSETVKSALKASHFTILASKSEGWPKALAEAMFFGVIPISTSISCVPNMLDNGNRGLLIQPNLKSAVMTIEIALSNTSRLEQMAILAWDWSQYYTLDLFEEEIQKLIKR, encoded by the coding sequence ATGAAGTTTTTAGTCGTTACAAATGCACCAACCTTAAAAGAAGGTCATAGTTATCAAGCATATACGCCGTATGTCAGAGAAATGGATATTTGGAGTGCTAATGTCTCAGAATTTAGAATAATTTCGCCGACACAATACAATCAAAAATTACTAAAGTCCTCATTTAAAAAACAACCCACGGTAACTTCAATACCGAGTTTGAATTTTTCAACTGTTGTATCAGCCTCACTCAGTGTGTTGTATTTGCCAATAATTGTGTTTCGTTTGTTTAAGGCCATGTTTTGGGCAGATCATATCCATTTAAGATGTCCTGGGAACATTGGTTTAATAGGTTGTTTTGTACAAGTATTTTTTCCGAAAAAACTAAAAACAGCAAAATATGCCGGTAATTGGGATCCTAAAGCAAAGCAACCGCTAAGTTATAAACTCCAAAAATGGATTTTAAGTCATACGGTTTTAACTAAAAATATGACTGTTTTGGTCTACGGCGATTGGCCGAATCAAACTAAAAATATCAAGTCCTTTTTTACAGCGACTTATAGAGATGAAGATAGAGCGCAGGTTGATCCAAAAGTGTATACTCGTGATTTAAACTTTATTTTTGTGGGGAGTTTGGTTGCAGGGAAACGCCCTTTACTGGCTATTAAAATTGTAGAAGCATTAATTGAAAAAGGGGCGAAGGCTACGCTAGCACTATATGGCGATGGTGTTTTAAAACCAGAATTACAAGCCTATATTACTAAAAACAAATTAGAATCAGTTATCGTTTTACATGGCAATCAATGCAGTGAAACCGTGAAATCAGCATTAAAAGCATCGCATTTTACTATACTAGCGTCTAAGTCTGAAGGTTGGCCAAAAGCTTTAGCAGAAGCCATGTTTTTTGGCGTTATACCTATTTCAACGTCCATATCTTGCGTGCCTAATATGTTGGATAATGGCAACAGAGGACTATTAATACAACCAAATTTAAAATCGGCTGTTATGACGATTGAAATCGCTTTATCCAATACAAGTCGTTTAGAACAAATGGCTATACTAGCTTGGGATTGGTCACAATATTATACTTTAGATTTGTTTGAAGAGGAGATACAAAAATTAATAAAAAGATAA
- a CDS encoding glycosyltransferase, producing the protein MRVLQLIDSLEAGGAERVAVNYANGLLNQIDGSYLCTTRAEGLLKHSLKKEVGYLYLKRTKTIDFKAIRTLRKFININGITIIHAHASSYFLATLIKVLNPKLKLIWHDHYGKSEFLHERSIGVLTQCSRFFNHVFSVNSKLENWAKINLKVKSVRYLPNYAVVNDSQLITNLRGEAGKRMVCLANLRPQKDHLNVLHAFKLVVAYYPDWTLHLIGKDFEDAYSKHISSFIIEAGLEQQVFLYGSCMDTTAILKRCDIGILSSRSEGLPLALLEYGLSDLAVVATDVGECNRVIKNEVTGLLVASQNYKCLSEALLVFIEDINLRAACSQGLNSHIKTCFSENTTIDTIVKTYSLL; encoded by the coding sequence ATGAGAGTACTGCAACTTATTGATAGTTTAGAGGCAGGAGGTGCAGAGCGCGTTGCTGTTAATTATGCCAATGGGTTGCTTAATCAGATTGATGGTAGTTATTTATGTACTACAAGAGCTGAAGGTTTATTAAAACATAGCTTAAAAAAAGAGGTAGGGTATTTATATTTGAAAAGAACAAAAACAATCGATTTTAAAGCTATTAGAACGCTGAGAAAATTTATAAATATCAATGGTATAACTATTATTCATGCACATGCCTCGTCTTATTTTTTAGCAACACTCATTAAGGTTTTAAATCCTAAACTAAAATTAATTTGGCATGACCATTATGGTAAAAGTGAATTTTTACACGAACGTTCCATAGGAGTGTTAACGCAATGTTCGCGATTTTTTAATCACGTATTTTCTGTTAATTCTAAGTTAGAAAACTGGGCGAAAATTAACTTGAAAGTAAAATCAGTACGTTATTTACCCAATTATGCGGTTGTCAATGATAGCCAATTAATAACAAATTTGAGAGGCGAAGCGGGGAAGCGAATGGTATGTTTGGCTAATTTGAGACCCCAAAAAGATCATCTAAATGTATTGCATGCGTTTAAGCTAGTTGTTGCATATTATCCAGATTGGACTTTACATTTGATTGGGAAGGATTTTGAAGACGCTTATTCTAAACATATTTCTAGTTTTATTATCGAAGCAGGTTTAGAGCAACAGGTGTTTTTGTATGGGAGTTGTATGGACACCACTGCGATATTAAAACGTTGTGATATCGGTATTTTATCATCTAGATCAGAAGGCTTACCTTTGGCTTTATTAGAATATGGACTATCAGATTTAGCTGTGGTTGCTACGGATGTTGGAGAGTGTAACCGTGTTATAAAAAATGAGGTTACTGGTTTATTGGTAGCGTCTCAAAATTACAAATGTTTAAGTGAAGCGTTGTTAGTTTTTATTGAAGACATTAATTTAAGAGCTGCTTGTTCGCAGGGGTTAAACTCCCATATTAAAACATGCTTTTCTGAAAACACAACAATAGATACTATTGTAAAAACATATTCTCTATTATAA
- a CDS encoding O-antigen ligase family protein produces the protein MQKKYLKLLGLHMLIGVVIYLSRALGNFYFYGIVFYFLIRIISAKQQLKSFEIIKSCAYIVGAEVILRMTNSGPFYEASKYLVILFSVLGLFYNGFNKKATSYLLYLLLLIPGIYVSLYLLDLGTNIRKAIAFNLSGPITLGIAALFCFGLKVTKKQLEMIVNYMLFPLVSTLIYVIMYNPNVASVSTGTGSNFAASGGFGPNQMATMLGLGFFLMTVRFFYFSKTKLLRYLDLAFVLLFAFRAIVTFSRGGVFTAIIMIVAFIFLLYRTMDKTNKNKMLLSVVVFLIIGVVTWGISASQTNGMIEKRYANQNAMGQEKSDVTTGRGDLFLAEFDEFIDSPFLGVGVGRVKELRFQSTGIHAASHNEMSRIIAEHGLLGVLGFSILLVVPLFLRLGNRSNVLFFSFYLFWLLTINHSAMRIVAPAFIYALSLLHIIDDKPGLHRQQIK, from the coding sequence ATGCAAAAAAAATATTTAAAATTATTAGGACTTCACATGTTGATAGGTGTTGTTATTTACCTATCCAGAGCTTTGGGTAATTTCTATTTTTATGGTATTGTATTTTATTTTTTGATTAGAATAATTAGCGCTAAACAACAATTAAAATCCTTTGAAATTATTAAGTCTTGCGCGTACATAGTCGGCGCTGAGGTTATTTTGCGTATGACCAATAGCGGGCCTTTCTATGAGGCGAGTAAATATCTAGTAATTTTATTTTCGGTCTTAGGCCTGTTTTATAATGGCTTTAATAAAAAGGCAACGTCTTATTTGTTATATTTATTACTTTTAATTCCAGGTATTTACGTGTCTTTGTATCTTTTAGATTTAGGAACAAATATAAGAAAAGCGATTGCCTTTAATTTAAGTGGACCTATTACTTTAGGTATTGCTGCTCTATTTTGTTTTGGATTAAAAGTCACTAAAAAACAACTAGAAATGATTGTTAATTATATGTTGTTCCCTTTAGTCAGTACATTGATTTATGTCATTATGTATAATCCAAATGTGGCATCGGTTTCAACTGGGACAGGTTCTAATTTTGCTGCTTCAGGTGGCTTTGGCCCTAATCAAATGGCTACAATGTTAGGTTTAGGCTTCTTTTTAATGACGGTACGTTTTTTTTATTTTAGTAAAACCAAGTTGCTAAGGTACTTAGATTTAGCATTTGTGTTATTATTTGCGTTTAGAGCGATCGTTACGTTTAGTAGAGGTGGTGTTTTTACAGCTATTATTATGATTGTCGCGTTTATCTTTTTGTTATATCGGACGATGGATAAAACCAATAAAAATAAGATGTTACTCTCAGTAGTTGTATTCTTAATTATTGGCGTAGTTACTTGGGGTATTTCTGCGAGCCAAACCAATGGAATGATTGAAAAACGATATGCTAATCAAAATGCGATGGGACAAGAAAAAAGTGATGTTACTACAGGTCGCGGTGATTTATTTTTAGCAGAATTTGATGAGTTTATTGATAGTCCTTTTTTAGGCGTTGGCGTAGGTCGTGTTAAAGAATTGAGATTTCAAAGTACAGGGATTCATGCCGCCTCCCATAATGAAATGAGTCGTATTATTGCGGAACATGGTCTGCTTGGTGTGTTAGGTTTTTCTATTTTATTAGTGGTGCCTTTATTTTTAAGATTAGGAAATAGAAGTAATGTGTTATTTTTTTCTTTTTATTTATTTTGGCTACTGACCATTAATCATTCAGCGATGCGTATTGTAGCACCTGCTTTTATTTATGCATTAAGTTTATTACATATTATTGATGACAAACCTGGTTTACATAGGCAACAAATTAAATAG
- a CDS encoding glycosyltransferase family 4 protein yields the protein MTNLVYIGNKLNRKGKTATTIDTLGKGLEATGFKIYYASSYNNIVLRLMDMLWTVFKHRKTTDYVLIDTYSTLNFYYAIGVSKLCQILNLKYIPILHGGNLPQRLNTSPTLSASIFKKAYLNSAPSNYLKTEFERFGYTNVKLIPNSIQIEDYPFKARGIDAVHLLWVRSFSKLYNPKLAVDVLYSLKNKEINATLCMVGPDNDGSLEDTKAYAKTLGVEVTFTRKLEKAAWVSLSEDYNLFINTTNFDNTPVSIIEAMALGLPIVSTNVGGVPFLIENNREGILVQPNNTEAFVEAILHYKNDELLCQSIVKQARIKAETFDWLQVKQQWVATLK from the coding sequence ATGACAAACCTGGTTTACATAGGCAACAAATTAAATAGAAAAGGTAAAACAGCCACAACTATTGATACCTTAGGTAAAGGGCTTGAAGCGACTGGTTTTAAGATTTACTATGCTTCTAGCTATAATAACATCGTGTTACGACTTATGGATATGTTATGGACAGTTTTTAAACATAGAAAAACAACGGACTATGTATTAATTGATACGTACAGCACTTTAAATTTTTATTACGCCATAGGCGTGAGCAAATTGTGTCAAATTTTAAATTTGAAATACATTCCCATTTTGCATGGCGGGAATCTACCGCAACGCTTAAATACGAGTCCAACACTAAGTGCGTCTATTTTTAAAAAAGCCTATTTAAATAGTGCCCCGTCTAATTATTTGAAAACTGAATTTGAACGCTTTGGGTATACTAATGTAAAACTGATTCCTAATAGTATTCAGATAGAAGATTATCCTTTTAAAGCGCGAGGTATTGATGCTGTCCATTTACTTTGGGTGCGCTCGTTTTCAAAACTATATAACCCTAAATTGGCAGTAGACGTCTTGTATTCCCTTAAAAATAAAGAAATCAATGCAACACTCTGTATGGTTGGTCCTGATAATGATGGAAGTTTAGAAGACACGAAAGCGTATGCTAAAACGTTGGGTGTGGAAGTTACCTTTACAAGGAAATTAGAGAAAGCTGCTTGGGTGTCACTGTCAGAAGATTATAACCTATTTATTAATACCACTAATTTTGATAATACGCCAGTAAGTATTATTGAAGCTATGGCTTTAGGACTCCCCATTGTGTCCACTAATGTGGGGGGGGTACCTTTTTTAATTGAAAATAATAGAGAGGGTATATTGGTACAACCAAATAATACGGAAGCTTTTGTAGAAGCTATTTTACATTATAAAAATGATGAATTACTTTGTCAGTCCATTGTAAAACAGGCCAGAATAAAAGCAGAAACCTTTGATTGGTTACAAGTAAAACAACAATGGGTCGCGACTTTAAAGTAA
- a CDS encoding exopolysaccharide biosynthesis polyprenyl glycosylphosphotransferase: MSHNSGIHFEISERKILLRLFDLLFIGVSLYLVSTFFEFDYFRVYDKHWAWFLVLALYISVFGTVLELYDLQKSSRLDSVLGTVLTTTSVTVLFYLLTPFYTPSLPENRLQILYFYLAILFGLYLWRWAYITFISSPRFFKKVLLVGETSNIKSIVDAFANADPNYKIIGFINCEIDKKETIKYTGLQEYEPADLHQIIKAESISEVVIASYNSENITPAIYSDLIMLLEKGFPIKEYTQVYEDITYRVPVQFVGKDFYKYFPFSRNNKNKLYLTYRRLFDVLLASIGVLIGLLILPLVLLGNLIGNRGSLFYSQERVGQNGAPFQIFKFRTMIKNAETNKAVWATKNDSRITAFGKFLRVSRLDEMPQFINILKGDMSLIGPRPERPYFVEELSQVIPFYETRHIIKPGLTGWAQVKARYGSSVDDSLLKLQYDLYYIKHRSFLLDINIIVKTLSTVIFFRGQ; encoded by the coding sequence ATGAGTCACAACAGTGGTATTCACTTTGAAATTTCTGAACGTAAAATTCTATTACGCTTATTTGACCTGCTATTTATTGGCGTCTCATTATATTTAGTCAGTACTTTTTTTGAGTTTGATTATTTTAGAGTGTACGATAAGCATTGGGCATGGTTTTTAGTATTAGCGCTTTATATTTCGGTATTTGGTACGGTGTTAGAATTATATGATTTACAGAAGTCTAGCCGATTAGATAGTGTTTTAGGAACCGTCTTAACGACCACGTCAGTAACCGTCTTATTTTATTTGTTGACCCCTTTTTATACGCCATCTTTACCTGAAAATAGATTACAAATCCTTTATTTTTATTTGGCTATTCTGTTTGGTTTATACTTATGGAGATGGGCTTATATTACTTTTATTTCGTCCCCTAGATTTTTCAAAAAAGTATTATTGGTAGGAGAGACGTCAAATATTAAATCCATTGTAGATGCGTTTGCTAATGCAGACCCTAACTACAAAATTATAGGGTTTATTAATTGTGAAATTGATAAGAAAGAAACTATTAAATATACCGGATTACAGGAATATGAGCCCGCTGATTTGCACCAGATTATAAAAGCGGAAAGTATTTCAGAAGTCGTTATCGCTAGTTATAATTCGGAAAATATTACACCTGCCATTTATAGTGATTTAATAATGCTTTTGGAGAAAGGGTTCCCTATAAAAGAATACACGCAAGTGTATGAGGATATTACGTATCGTGTGCCAGTACAGTTTGTAGGTAAAGATTTTTATAAATACTTCCCGTTTAGTCGAAATAATAAAAACAAGCTCTATTTAACCTATAGACGTTTATTTGACGTCCTTTTGGCTAGTATTGGCGTTCTGATTGGATTGTTAATTTTACCTTTAGTACTACTAGGGAATTTGATTGGAAATAGAGGCTCTTTGTTTTATTCACAAGAGCGCGTTGGTCAAAATGGTGCGCCCTTTCAGATTTTTAAATTCAGGACTATGATTAAAAATGCCGAAACTAATAAAGCGGTTTGGGCCACAAAAAATGATAGTCGTATTACTGCTTTTGGTAAATTTTTACGCGTTTCTAGATTAGATGAAATGCCACAGTTTATAAATATTCTTAAAGGCGATATGAGTTTGATAGGACCACGTCCTGAGCGCCCTTATTTTGTTGAAGAATTGTCTCAGGTTATTCCGTTTTACGAAACTAGGCATATTATAAAACCTGGACTTACCGGTTGGGCACAAGTCAAAGCACGTTACGGATCTAGTGTGGATGATAGTCTATTAAAACTGCAGTATGACTTATACTATATCAAGCATCGTAGTTTTTTACTAGACATTAATATCATTGTCAAAACCTTAAGTACGGTGATCTTTTTTAGAGGACAGTAG
- a CDS encoding DUF4105 domain-containing protein — MIKALQFFFLFTMATGFSQSLPLSQDATVSVITIGPGSNLNDAFGHNAIRVKSRFSDITYDFGRYDFDAPGFYLNFARGKLNYLQGKSNYNHFIAIYRNENRTIKEQQLQLTAAEKQNLYDYLETNYKNNQGAYLYDFFYDNCATKIRDAIETTLAGNLIYNLPDHYKEQTFRQLIDANLHWNTWGSFGIDIALGSIIDRTATSREQLFLPEYVNQNFETATLKDSNQKLVINSKTIYTKKGHNENKTSSFLTSPLLVMILVGGFIIFITFKDFKNKVRSKWLDLALFITTGLIGVLLFLLWFATDHTGTAYNYNILWAFPLSLFCVLQIIKTVPKKWFIAYIKFSILMLCLLVMHWTIGVQRFAPALIPLLLALVVRYVFLLKHYKQAAV; from the coding sequence ATGATAAAAGCTTTACAATTTTTCTTTTTATTTACAATGGCTACTGGTTTTTCTCAAAGCTTACCATTGTCTCAAGATGCAACAGTTAGTGTTATTACTATTGGCCCAGGAAGCAACCTAAATGATGCTTTTGGACACAATGCTATTAGAGTAAAATCTAGATTTTCTGATATTACTTATGACTTTGGACGTTATGATTTTGATGCCCCTGGGTTCTATTTAAACTTTGCCAGAGGAAAACTAAACTACCTACAAGGCAAATCAAATTACAATCATTTTATTGCCATTTACCGCAATGAAAACCGAACGATAAAAGAACAACAATTACAACTTACTGCTGCTGAGAAGCAAAACTTATACGATTACTTAGAAACCAATTACAAAAACAATCAAGGCGCTTATTTATATGATTTTTTCTATGATAATTGTGCAACTAAAATCAGAGATGCTATTGAAACAACCTTGGCTGGCAACTTAATATACAACTTACCTGACCATTACAAAGAGCAGACCTTTAGACAGTTAATTGATGCTAATTTACATTGGAATACTTGGGGGAGTTTTGGTATTGATATTGCCTTAGGATCCATTATAGATCGCACAGCAACGTCTAGAGAACAACTCTTTTTACCGGAATATGTTAATCAAAATTTTGAGACAGCGACATTAAAAGATTCTAATCAAAAACTAGTCATAAACTCTAAAACTATTTATACAAAAAAAGGACACAATGAAAATAAGACCAGTTCGTTTTTAACCAGTCCTTTGCTAGTCATGATACTAGTTGGAGGGTTCATTATTTTCATAACTTTTAAAGACTTTAAAAACAAAGTACGCTCTAAATGGTTAGACCTAGCACTATTTATAACCACTGGTTTGATTGGTGTTTTATTATTTTTATTATGGTTTGCTACAGATCACACAGGAACAGCATATAATTACAATATCCTATGGGCCTTCCCTTTAAGTCTATTTTGTGTCTTACAAATTATAAAAACTGTTCCTAAAAAATGGTTTATAGCCTATATTAAGTTCTCTATTTTAATGTTATGCTTACTCGTTATGCATTGGACTATTGGCGTGCAACGCTTTGCTCCTGCTTTAATCCCGCTATTACTTGCTTTGGTGGTAAGATATGTTTTTCTGTTAAAGCATTATAAGCAAGCAGCCGTTTAG